The following are encoded in a window of Cycloclasticus pugetii PS-1 genomic DNA:
- a CDS encoding serine/threonine protein kinase yields MTKNTFSLPAHATTNHTETLPSGTVVNEYIIERVIAQGGFSTVYLARQLKDQQQVAIKEYKPKHLTRRNGNAVMPIDSAALNLFQRGRQLFMKEATLLTTLKHPNIVSVLNFFLCNNTAYLVMNYDYGITLGNWLKDSTNIATTEFLLDVFLPVMRCIKNMHNRGVLHLDIKPDNILLRPSCNPLILDFGSALSYKNQQQLNSHSMTKGYAAPEQHEQSKTLGPWSDCYAIGASMRTCLDRTAPISSSDVVAIEKRQSAHRLYKKQINENILYAIDWAMQMSPSKRPQSIDDLLNIINYRQNS; encoded by the coding sequence ATGACAAAAAACACCTTCTCACTTCCTGCACACGCAACAACAAATCATACCGAGACCTTACCCTCTGGCACTGTTGTTAATGAATATATTATCGAACGCGTCATTGCACAAGGCGGTTTCAGCACCGTCTATTTAGCTCGCCAACTAAAAGATCAGCAACAAGTTGCTATCAAAGAATACAAGCCTAAACACCTAACTAGACGCAATGGCAACGCTGTCATGCCTATTGACTCGGCGGCACTAAACTTATTCCAACGTGGCCGCCAGTTATTTATGAAAGAAGCCACCTTATTAACAACCCTCAAACACCCAAACATTGTTAGCGTGCTTAATTTTTTCCTCTGCAATAATACCGCTTACTTAGTGATGAATTATGACTACGGTATAACCCTTGGAAATTGGTTAAAAGATTCAACAAATATCGCGACCACTGAGTTTTTACTGGACGTTTTTCTACCCGTAATGCGATGTATTAAAAACATGCATAACAGAGGGGTACTTCATCTCGATATTAAACCCGATAACATTCTATTAAGACCCTCATGCAACCCTCTCATCCTCGATTTTGGTTCAGCACTGTCTTACAAAAACCAACAACAGCTAAATTCACATAGCATGACAAAGGGTTACGCTGCACCAGAACAACACGAGCAAAGCAAAACATTAGGCCCTTGGAGTGATTGCTATGCAATAGGCGCTAGCATGCGCACTTGTTTAGATAGAACCGCCCCTATAAGCTCATCAGACGTTGTCGCTATTGAAAAAAGGCAATCGGCCCACCGTCTTTATAAGAAGCAAATTAATGAAAATATTCTTTACGCTATCGACTGGGCCATGCAAATGTCACCCTCTAAAAGGCCCCAGTCCATCGACGACTTATTGAATATCATAAACTACCGCCAGAATTCTTAA
- the rph gene encoding ribonuclease PH: MRPSGRNPDQLREVKITTNFTIHAEGSVLIACGDTQVLCTASVESRVPRFLKDKGQGWVTAEYGMLPRSTHSRMGREAARGKQSGRTQEIQRLIGRSLRAAVDLNALDGYTITIDCDVLQADGGTRTASITGSFIALSLAIEKLLDEKKIKKNPIHGQIAAVSVGIFNGVPVLDLDYPEDSEAETDMNVIMNEAGAFIEVQGTAEGHAFRREELDEMLNLAASGISELMQQQRDALAK; this comes from the coding sequence ATGAGACCCAGTGGACGTAACCCTGACCAACTTCGCGAAGTAAAAATAACAACCAACTTTACGATTCACGCCGAAGGGTCTGTATTAATTGCCTGTGGTGACACCCAAGTTCTATGCACCGCTTCGGTTGAAAGCCGTGTACCAAGGTTTTTAAAAGACAAAGGTCAAGGCTGGGTCACTGCTGAGTACGGCATGCTTCCGCGTTCAACACACAGCCGTATGGGTCGCGAAGCTGCGCGCGGCAAACAAAGCGGTCGCACACAAGAAATTCAACGCCTCATAGGTCGTTCTTTGCGTGCCGCCGTTGATCTAAACGCACTAGATGGCTACACGATCACTATCGACTGCGATGTTCTTCAAGCAGATGGCGGGACACGCACCGCCTCTATTACGGGAAGTTTTATTGCTTTGTCATTGGCTATTGAAAAATTACTCGATGAGAAAAAAATCAAGAAAAACCCAATCCATGGTCAAATTGCTGCTGTCTCTGTAGGCATTTTCAACGGCGTGCCAGTACTAGACTTAGACTACCCCGAAGATTCCGAAGCGGAAACTGACATGAATGTCATTATGAATGAAGCAGGTGCCTTCATCGAAGTTCAAGGCACTGCGGAAGGGCATGCTTTCCGTCGTGAAGAACTGGATGAAATGTTAAACCTTGCCGCATCTGGCATTAGCGAATTAATGCAGCAACAGCGTGACGCCTTAGCAAAATGA
- a CDS encoding XTP/dITP diphosphatase: protein MIQQLVLASSNKGKIAEIQAMLKHQNIEIVSQSHFDVPDAEETGTTFIENAIIKARQATKISGLPAIADDSGLEVDALNGAPGVYSARYAGLPSNDKKNTAKLLNALADVAQEKRTARFHCVMVFMAHANDPSPLISHGVWEGRIAFQENGDNGFGYDPVFFTPEHQCLSAELAPSIKNTISHRAKALNQLMPQISDYFTTQA, encoded by the coding sequence ATGATCCAACAACTTGTGCTGGCCAGCAGCAATAAAGGGAAAATAGCAGAAATTCAGGCGATGCTTAAACATCAAAACATTGAGATTGTTTCACAATCACATTTTGATGTGCCTGATGCCGAAGAAACCGGCACTACGTTTATTGAAAACGCTATCATTAAGGCTAGACAAGCAACAAAAATTTCAGGTTTACCTGCCATTGCGGATGACTCTGGACTAGAAGTTGATGCCCTTAATGGCGCGCCTGGCGTCTATTCTGCCCGTTATGCAGGCTTACCCAGCAACGATAAAAAAAATACCGCAAAGTTACTCAATGCGTTAGCCGACGTAGCTCAGGAAAAACGTACAGCACGCTTTCATTGCGTGATGGTTTTCATGGCACATGCTAATGACCCTTCCCCTTTGATCTCTCATGGTGTTTGGGAAGGGCGTATCGCATTTCAAGAAAATGGCGATAATGGTTTTGGCTATGACCCCGTTTTTTTTACCCCTGAACACCAGTGCCTCTCTGCTGAGCTAGCGCCCTCTATCAAAAACACAATCAGTCATCGCGCTAAAGCATTGAACCAACTCATGCCTCAAATTTCTGATTACTTCACGACACAAGCATGA
- the hemW gene encoding radical SAM family heme chaperone HemW, with product MTKGSTDYSLYIHIPWCIKKCPYCDFNSHEKKGDYNEELYVNALIKDLSTEIETVNNKSLKSIFIGGGTPSLFSAASIHRILEATDNALGINEQTEITLEANPGTAEAKKFSDFHAIGINRLSIGVQSFNNEHLKKLGRVHDAEQAHKAIQLAQKAGFNRINLDLMFGLPGQNIQQAIDDVEMALSYHTGHLSHYQLTLEKNTLFYKHPPALPHDELIWDMQVACQTKIDNELNQYEVSAYAAEGQQSRHNLNYWQFGDYIGIGAGAHGKLTDEQGTITRYWKKKLPRDYIKLAGTQDVIGGKNIVKDAELPFEYMMNALRLKSGFTVDHYQQQTHQNAYQIQAILDSLVNKKLLQRNASSYRCTEQGWNFLNDTVEHFLPSE from the coding sequence ATGACAAAAGGCTCAACAGATTATAGCCTCTATATTCATATCCCTTGGTGCATTAAAAAATGCCCCTATTGTGACTTTAATTCACATGAAAAAAAAGGCGACTATAACGAAGAACTGTACGTTAACGCGCTGATAAAAGATCTCTCAACCGAAATAGAAACTGTTAACAATAAGTCATTAAAAAGTATCTTTATCGGTGGCGGCACACCCAGCCTCTTTTCCGCCGCTAGTATTCACCGCATTCTAGAAGCAACCGATAATGCGCTGGGTATTAATGAACAGACTGAAATTACCTTAGAAGCTAATCCTGGCACAGCCGAAGCCAAGAAATTTTCTGACTTTCACGCAATTGGTATTAACCGCCTATCCATTGGCGTGCAAAGCTTTAATAACGAACATTTGAAAAAACTGGGCCGTGTTCATGATGCTGAGCAAGCGCATAAGGCCATCCAACTAGCACAAAAAGCTGGTTTTAATAGAATCAATCTTGACCTCATGTTTGGCTTACCCGGCCAGAACATCCAACAAGCCATTGACGACGTTGAAATGGCACTAAGTTACCACACAGGCCACCTGTCTCATTATCAACTCACCCTTGAAAAAAACACCTTATTTTATAAACACCCACCAGCGTTACCGCATGATGAGTTAATTTGGGATATGCAAGTTGCCTGTCAAACAAAAATTGATAACGAACTTAACCAATACGAGGTATCTGCCTATGCTGCCGAGGGGCAGCAGTCTCGTCATAACCTAAATTATTGGCAATTTGGCGACTACATTGGAATCGGCGCGGGCGCACATGGCAAGTTAACCGATGAACAAGGTACTATCACACGCTATTGGAAAAAGAAGCTGCCTCGAGACTACATCAAGCTGGCGGGCACTCAAGATGTTATAGGTGGAAAAAATATCGTTAAAGACGCTGAGTTACCTTTTGAATACATGATGAATGCTTTGCGCTTAAAATCAGGCTTTACAGTTGACCACTATCAACAACAAACACATCAAAACGCTTACCAAATACAAGCCATCTTAGACTCACTGGTTAACAAGAAATTATTACAGCGGAACGCTTCAAGCTACCGCTGCACCGAGCAAGGATGGAACTTTCTAAATGATACCGTAGAACACTTTTTACCCAGCGAATGA
- a CDS encoding CPXCG motif-containing cysteine-rich protein — protein MNELLINKTYSCPYCGERIDTFIDTSQGNHQTVEDCSVCCRPIELNIEIDISSQEVNLTAQTDSE, from the coding sequence ATGAACGAATTACTGATCAACAAAACTTACAGTTGCCCATATTGCGGAGAACGAATCGATACCTTCATCGACACCTCTCAAGGCAACCATCAAACAGTCGAGGACTGCAGTGTCTGCTGCCGCCCCATTGAGTTAAACATAGAAATTGATATCAGCAGCCAAGAAGTTAACCTAACTGCACAAACTGATTCAGAATAA
- the pyrE gene encoding orotate phosphoribosyltransferase — protein MKNYKREFIEFALQCNALKFGQFTLKSGRISPYFFNTGLFNTGYRLRKLGHFYAHALIDSGMDYDILYGPAYKGIPLVCAVSIGLSEVSNQDIPYVFNRKEVKDHGEGGLLVGSELKGNAIIVDDVISAGTSVRESVDIIRSANATASGVLIALNRQEKGRGDTSAIDDVEESYGFKVASIIGLADIIDYLKESAEPEHLNSILKYQETYGTG, from the coding sequence ATGAAAAATTACAAACGCGAGTTTATTGAATTCGCCCTGCAATGCAACGCACTCAAATTCGGACAATTCACCCTAAAGTCTGGCCGAATTAGCCCTTACTTTTTTAACACCGGGCTATTTAACACGGGCTATCGTTTACGAAAATTAGGGCATTTCTATGCACATGCCTTGATAGACTCTGGCATGGATTACGATATTTTATATGGCCCCGCTTATAAAGGCATTCCACTTGTTTGCGCTGTGTCTATTGGCTTGTCTGAGGTGTCCAATCAAGATATACCCTATGTTTTTAATCGTAAAGAAGTCAAAGACCACGGCGAAGGTGGCTTATTAGTCGGCTCAGAACTGAAGGGTAACGCTATCATTGTTGATGATGTTATTAGTGCCGGCACCTCGGTTAGAGAGTCTGTCGATATTATTCGATCAGCTAATGCGACTGCATCCGGTGTTCTAATCGCGCTTAATCGGCAAGAAAAAGGTCGTGGCGACACCTCAGCAATCGACGATGTGGAAGAAAGCTATGGCTTTAAAGTCGCTTCTATTATTGGCTTAGCAGACATTATCGATTACCTCAAAGAATCAGCTGAACCTGAGCATTTAAACAGTATTCTTAAGTATCAGGAAACTTACGGGACTGGCTAG
- a CDS encoding 4Fe-4S dicluster domain-containing protein encodes MQMSLVIDANKCTGCLQCEMACSYEGEGVFNPAKSRIKIFPFHEEGIFVPYTCTQCDEAWCMHACPVEAIQLNKETGAKEIVNDLCVGCKVCTIACPFGTVNYNADSGKVIKCDLCGGDPECAKACPTDAITYQDANWTGYDKMKGYAAKAMPAK; translated from the coding sequence ATGCAGATGTCATTAGTTATTGACGCAAATAAATGTACGGGTTGTTTGCAGTGTGAAATGGCTTGTTCTTATGAAGGCGAGGGTGTTTTTAACCCAGCAAAATCCAGAATTAAAATCTTCCCATTTCATGAAGAAGGTATTTTTGTACCTTACACGTGTACCCAATGTGATGAAGCGTGGTGTATGCATGCTTGTCCTGTTGAAGCGATTCAGTTGAATAAAGAAACAGGCGCAAAAGAAATTGTTAATGATTTATGTGTTGGCTGTAAAGTTTGTACGATTGCCTGCCCATTCGGAACGGTTAACTATAATGCAGACAGTGGCAAAGTGATTAAATGTGATTTATGTGGCGGTGACCCAGAGTGTGCAAAAGCATGCCCAACGGATGCTATTACTTATCAAGATGCGAATTGGACTGGGTATGACAAAATGAAAGGTTATGCGGCGAAAGCGATGCCAGCAAAATAA
- the moaA gene encoding GTP 3',8-cyclase MoaA, producing MNAVSPIINTNKLIDKFGRQVTYVRISVTDRCDFRCVYCMSEDMEFLPREEVLSLEEITRLSKAFVEMGVTKIRITGGEPLVRKDIVNMLADVAKLEGLEELVITTNGSQLTKLAHPLKEAGVKRINISLDSLDADKFKKVTRVGDLNTVLEGIQAAKKAGFEKIKLNAVILKNRNHDEVNSLVQFAMKEGLDISFIEEMPLGAIESHSRQEAYYSSDEIKRDIEQQFELLPSTKNTGGPARYYGVKGYDNLVGFISPHSHNFCDTCNRVRVTASGLLLLCLGQEHSMDLKQVLRANPTDLNKVKEALIESMDIKPKGHDFDMTEQPVIFRHMSVTGG from the coding sequence ATGAATGCCGTATCGCCAATAATAAACACAAATAAGTTAATCGACAAATTTGGTCGACAAGTCACCTATGTGCGAATTTCTGTGACAGACCGTTGTGACTTTCGCTGTGTGTATTGTATGAGCGAGGATATGGAGTTTTTACCGCGCGAAGAGGTATTGAGCTTAGAGGAAATAACTCGTTTATCGAAGGCTTTTGTAGAAATGGGCGTGACGAAAATTCGTATAACAGGGGGTGAGCCTTTGGTACGAAAAGATATCGTCAATATGCTGGCAGATGTTGCTAAGTTAGAGGGCTTGGAAGAATTAGTTATTACGACAAATGGTTCGCAATTAACTAAATTAGCACACCCATTGAAAGAGGCTGGCGTCAAACGAATCAATATCAGCTTAGATAGTCTTGATGCGGATAAATTCAAAAAAGTAACGCGAGTGGGTGACCTTAATACTGTCTTAGAAGGTATTCAAGCTGCTAAAAAAGCGGGCTTTGAAAAAATTAAACTAAATGCGGTGATTCTTAAAAATAGGAATCACGATGAGGTAAACAGCTTAGTTCAGTTTGCAATGAAAGAGGGGCTCGATATCAGCTTTATTGAAGAAATGCCTTTAGGGGCCATAGAAAGTCACTCGAGACAAGAGGCGTATTACTCTAGTGATGAAATTAAGCGCGATATAGAACAACAATTTGAATTGCTACCAAGTACAAAAAATACGGGTGGTCCAGCACGTTATTACGGCGTAAAAGGTTATGACAATTTGGTGGGTTTTATTTCTCCACATAGCCATAACTTTTGTGATACTTGCAATAGAGTGCGTGTTACAGCATCGGGCTTGTTGTTATTGTGTCTGGGGCAAGAGCACTCAATGGATTTAAAGCAGGTACTAAGAGCGAACCCAACAGATTTAAATAAGGTCAAAGAAGCGCTTATAGAGTCAATGGACATAAAGCCAAAAGGGCATGATTTTGATATGACAGAACAACCTGTTATTTTTCGACATATGAGTGTTACGGGCGGTTAA
- a CDS encoding ABC transporter substrate-binding protein codes for MRLSLKTYLTSYVLITTFILSYSAVADTGTPIKISVLKFGTVNWTLETIKKNRLDKKNGFELIIQPLANTQAGKIALQAGAADIIVSDWTWVARQRQFSSDYLFAPYSSAAGSIMVPNDSAIHSIKDLSGKRLGIAGGELDKNWLLLRALALKKGIDLQTGLDTFFGAPPLLNSLIKQGQLDALINYWHYSTRLKADAYREIINTHEIIQQLGINKTIPILGYVFSEKWAREQSISLNNFLTASHDATQLLCTSDKHWKAILPLTKTHNTLTQQLLRKSYCEGQIKKFSAEEKQAIADIYSILADIGGEKLVGTVKQFDPNLFWNSGH; via the coding sequence ATGCGACTGTCATTAAAAACATACCTCACCAGCTACGTACTGATAACTACATTTATTTTATCTTATAGCGCTGTCGCCGATACAGGCACGCCGATAAAAATATCTGTCCTTAAGTTTGGTACTGTTAACTGGACATTAGAAACCATAAAGAAAAACCGACTTGATAAAAAAAATGGTTTTGAACTCATCATCCAGCCTTTAGCCAACACTCAAGCGGGCAAAATTGCACTGCAAGCAGGTGCCGCCGATATTATTGTCTCAGATTGGACATGGGTTGCGCGCCAACGCCAATTCTCATCTGATTATTTATTTGCCCCCTATTCATCCGCGGCAGGTTCTATTATGGTGCCTAATGACTCAGCTATTCATTCCATCAAGGATTTGAGCGGTAAGAGATTAGGGATCGCAGGAGGCGAGCTAGATAAAAACTGGCTGTTACTCCGAGCATTAGCATTAAAAAAAGGCATCGACCTTCAAACAGGCCTCGATACATTTTTTGGCGCCCCACCGCTGCTCAATAGCCTCATCAAACAAGGCCAGTTGGACGCCCTAATCAATTATTGGCACTATAGTACGCGTTTAAAAGCAGATGCTTATCGTGAAATTATTAATACGCATGAGATTATTCAGCAACTCGGTATCAACAAAACCATTCCAATCCTTGGCTACGTTTTTAGTGAAAAATGGGCACGAGAACAATCAATCAGCCTCAATAATTTTCTCACCGCTAGCCATGATGCCACTCAGCTCTTATGTACTTCAGATAAACACTGGAAAGCCATCTTGCCGCTAACCAAGACACACAACACACTGACTCAACAACTGTTACGCAAGAGTTATTGCGAAGGACAAATTAAAAAATTTTCAGCTGAAGAGAAACAAGCCATTGCTGATATTTACTCTATATTAGCCGATATTGGAGGTGAAAAACTTGTCGGGACAGTCAAGCAATTTGACCCTAATTTATTTTGGAATAGCGGCCATTAA
- a CDS encoding ABC transporter permease: MMLRSSFLNSMLSLGLLILIWQLAAVTFNSPVLPSPLLVYKTLAHAIQTHELPHHLGVTLYRLIISFFLAMLIGTAIGILLGRHNSLNQFFDSWLIILLNIPALVTIILCYIWFGLVETAAIFAVVINKIPNVIVTIREGTKNLDEHLMEMTRAYRFGRYKTLRHVILPQLFPYIMAAARTGLALIWKIILVVEMLGRSDGMGYQIHLFFQLFDIPSIMAYTVSFIIVIQLIESMILKPLDKKSQRWK, translated from the coding sequence ATGATGCTACGCTCCTCATTCTTAAACTCGATGTTATCATTAGGGCTGCTGATATTAATTTGGCAACTTGCCGCAGTCACATTTAACAGCCCCGTCTTACCCTCACCTTTACTGGTTTATAAGACACTGGCTCATGCTATTCAAACCCATGAATTACCACATCACCTTGGCGTAACTTTATATCGGTTAATAATTAGTTTTTTTCTGGCCATGCTTATAGGAACCGCCATTGGGATTCTTTTAGGCCGGCACAATTCACTCAATCAATTTTTTGATAGTTGGCTAATCATTCTGCTAAATATCCCTGCTTTGGTGACTATTATCTTGTGTTACATTTGGTTTGGTTTAGTTGAAACAGCTGCTATTTTCGCTGTCGTTATCAACAAGATTCCCAACGTTATCGTCACCATTAGAGAAGGCACTAAAAACCTAGATGAGCACCTTATGGAAATGACTAGGGCTTATCGATTTGGGCGCTACAAGACATTGCGTCATGTAATTCTCCCCCAACTCTTTCCTTACATTATGGCTGCCGCCAGAACCGGCCTTGCTCTAATATGGAAAATAATTTTAGTCGTTGAAATGTTAGGCAGAAGCGATGGCATGGGTTATCAAATACACCTGTTTTTTCAACTTTTTGATATCCCCAGCATTATGGCTTATACCGTTTCTTTTATTATTGTAATTCAATTGATAGAAAGCATGATATTAAAACCTTTGGACAAAAAATCTCAACGCTGGAAATAA
- a CDS encoding ABC transporter ATP-binding protein, whose translation MSSLTVDIKKKNFPKSGLKETFTVIENLSFDITNNEFVCLVGPSGCGKTTLLNIIAGLDSDYDGTINSQSSKLRPSYVFQTPRLLPWRTVLENIQLATQPDASLASIIKTLQSLNLGDHLHSYPHHLSLGMQRRVSLARAFCLPSNLLLMDEPFVSLDQANANKARGALLNLWHEKPRSILFVTHDLSEAITLADRILFLSAPPSHIIAEVNISLTRTERTPNQVNAFKEHLKTSQPNIRPFL comes from the coding sequence ATGAGCTCTCTTACTGTCGATATAAAAAAGAAAAACTTTCCAAAAAGTGGGCTTAAGGAAACGTTCACCGTCATAGAAAACCTTTCTTTCGATATAACAAATAATGAGTTTGTCTGCCTTGTCGGCCCATCAGGCTGTGGCAAAACAACGCTGCTTAATATTATCGCGGGCCTTGATAGTGATTATGACGGTACTATTAATAGTCAAAGCAGCAAGCTTCGACCCAGTTACGTTTTCCAAACTCCCCGTTTATTACCATGGCGAACTGTCTTGGAAAACATTCAATTAGCAACCCAGCCCGATGCTTCTTTAGCCAGCATAATAAAAACTCTTCAATCCTTAAACTTAGGTGACCATCTACATAGCTACCCCCATCATTTATCATTGGGAATGCAACGACGGGTTTCACTTGCAAGGGCTTTTTGCTTACCAAGTAACTTGTTGTTAATGGATGAGCCGTTCGTTTCGCTCGACCAGGCCAACGCGAACAAAGCCAGAGGGGCTTTATTAAACTTATGGCATGAAAAACCAAGGTCTATATTATTTGTTACCCATGATTTAAGCGAAGCGATAACACTAGCCGATCGCATTTTATTTTTATCCGCCCCCCCTAGTCATATTATCGCCGAGGTCAACATTAGCCTGACGAGAACTGAACGCACACCCAATCAAGTTAACGCATTTAAAGAGCATCTGAAAACCAGCCAACCAAACATTCGCCCATTTCTGTAA
- a CDS encoding phasin family protein, which yields MLNNLETLFAPAKKLVELNKAQFEKAIAAQQAAAKEYVALTEARIKAATAITDLEGLSAFVKDQVELAQSSFEKVQADSKELIEEVKAYNEEVIKLVQESNSVVTQEVKDTVKKAAKKAA from the coding sequence ATGTTAAATAATCTAGAAACTTTATTCGCTCCTGCTAAAAAATTAGTTGAATTAAATAAAGCACAGTTCGAAAAAGCTATTGCCGCACAACAAGCTGCAGCTAAAGAATATGTTGCTCTCACTGAAGCACGCATTAAAGCGGCTACTGCCATTACAGATCTTGAAGGCCTAAGTGCTTTTGTTAAAGATCAGGTTGAACTGGCCCAAAGTAGCTTTGAAAAAGTACAAGCTGATAGTAAAGAATTGATTGAAGAGGTTAAGGCTTATAACGAAGAAGTGATTAAGCTTGTTCAAGAAAGCAACTCAGTAGTAACTCAAGAAGTTAAAGACACTGTAAAAAAAGCAGCTAAAAAAGCAGCTTAA
- a CDS encoding antibiotic biosynthesis monooxygenase family protein, with protein MFIAMNRFKVSLGKENEFEEVWRSRESRLNEVPGFKTFHLLRGPALEDHTLFASHTTWQDKAAFDDWTHSDAFKQVHAQAGQTKGLYIGHPNFEGFEVVL; from the coding sequence ATGTTTATCGCAATGAACCGCTTTAAAGTAAGCCTTGGCAAAGAAAACGAGTTTGAAGAAGTTTGGCGTTCACGCGAATCTCGCTTAAATGAAGTCCCTGGTTTTAAAACATTTCACCTTTTACGTGGCCCAGCACTTGAGGATCACACCCTATTTGCCTCACATACAACATGGCAAGATAAAGCGGCTTTTGATGACTGGACTCACTCGGACGCGTTTAAACAAGTGCACGCTCAAGCCGGGCAAACAAAAGGTTTATATATTGGGCACCCTAACTTTGAAGGGTTTGAAGTCGTTTTATAG
- a CDS encoding FxsA family protein — protein sequence MNPFSVFLLLLIVVPVVEIYFLIQVGGIIGAFPTVVLILLTAVLGAYLFRLQGLATLQRIQASLSRAEIPAVEMVEGAMLLVSGALLLTPGFLTDIIGFLCLVPSLRYRFARSILQSSLMGQASFQQDGPFQQGSREDALDGDIIEGEFKREDETDVTKKTTKPPKL from the coding sequence ATGAATCCCTTTTCTGTTTTTTTGTTACTCTTAATTGTTGTCCCTGTGGTGGAAATTTATTTTCTTATTCAGGTGGGAGGCATAATCGGTGCGTTTCCTACCGTTGTGTTGATTTTGCTGACAGCGGTATTAGGTGCTTACCTGTTTAGATTGCAGGGCCTAGCAACACTACAGCGCATACAGGCAAGCCTGTCTAGAGCTGAGATACCAGCAGTGGAGATGGTTGAGGGTGCTATGTTGCTGGTCAGTGGAGCCTTGCTGTTAACACCAGGCTTTTTGACGGACATTATTGGTTTTCTTTGTTTAGTGCCGTCGTTACGATATCGCTTTGCGCGCTCTATTCTGCAGAGCTCGTTAATGGGCCAAGCCTCTTTCCAACAAGATGGCCCGTTTCAACAAGGCAGCCGTGAAGACGCGTTGGATGGGGATATCATCGAAGGTGAGTTCAAGCGGGAAGACGAGACTGATGTAACAAAAAAAACAACTAAACCACCTAAGCTATAA